The segment GCCGTCAACATGAGCAGAAGTTTTTTCTTACATTTGAAAGGGGATTGATTAGTTGACATCTTTATTTGCTTGCATCTGATAATCTTATAACAACTAGAGAAACTTTTAACTACTTTTATTTTGCATAGTAATGTAGGCCTGAGATGAGTTTAGAGTGGAGAAACATGGTCATTATTGATTAATATAGTTTGTGTTtccaatattaaattttgatttcatttattgaataaattaataCAGTTCGTCGTATGACATATGAAAAATGACAACAAGGATGACATTACAATTCCTTGATTTGGTTCAATTAAGAAGCCTGATCTATGCCCTAGGAAATAAACTATGGTAATACGGCTTGAGTGTTATCACGCGTTTAAGCTAGCTTTTgctttgatttaattatttattttttgataaatatatattttttcatatataaatgatacatatattgcaaatttaatttgacttatcttttattttcaagtcaaaataaatgaaagtaaCGAtactatctttaaaaaaaattaaatgatgttCATCATTTGGAACAATGGTTTGTTTACATGGACGAAACTCTTGTTGTCGACCCCATTTTTGGGGCTTAAGGATTCGGGTTTGTTTGGATATGGCTAAAGCTTATGGAGCTAGATTTGTTGGATCATAGTAGCTGTGTGGGGGTAATAACgtcttttagtatttttattttttagaaaatataaatcaacgacgtcaaaaatggcaGAAGCAAATCGCAGAGCTAACATGTACGGACGGGAGACGATGAACGCTGCACTTCACCAAGATAGACACCAGCAAACTCAGatcgacgacgacgatgatgacgacgtCGTCGCTGCTGTCGGTGGCGGTGGCAGTGGTGGGGGAGGAATAGAGTCTATGGACAACCCTACTCCTCACATTCGCTACGACCAACATCatcactctcattctcacgCGCTTCACAACGGCGGCGCCGGCGGTTCTATGGAGATGAATGGTGTGGAAGGTGTTTCTCATAACGCCTTGTATGGTCCTCCTTCCGAAATTGTTCCTACTGCTGGTAGTGGAGCTTCCGATCAGCTTACGCTGTCGTTTCAAGGCGAAGTGTACGTTTTTGATGCCGTTTCACCTGAAAAGGTATTTCTTTTACTTTGACCTCTCTTTTTGTGCTTACTAAAAATGTTTGCCCTCTAATTTGTGCATCTTGCTCGTTCTTGTGTAGTGTGTTCTTTTATAAGTTTAGCTGAAAAGGTGTTTCTTTTAATTAGCGAGATTGGTctgcatttaatttttttgtgttgcTTGGATTCTTGCTTTTTTTGTGTCTGTCTACAAGAGATTGAGTGACTTAGGGGGAAGGATTTTCAATTTTAGAGATGGGGATAATTCTGTATTTGGCCAAAAGTTCTTGCCTCACTCTCACTCGACTTTTGGAGTTGTTGAGGTATTTCAAGACTCCGAAACTGGTCGTTTCTGAGATTAGATTGTATTTGATTGGCGAATTGGTTAGTGTGTACGGTGAATTGTTTGATATTGATCAAATTATGAAGCAAAGAGGCCATGCTGATCTTTTTTATCTTCCACGAGTAAGAGTGATTCTCACTGGCACGATTTTAGTATCACTGTAATTAAAATCTATGCACCGATGCTGAGTGAGGGGTTATCGCTCATAGGTGAAGTCATGCACTTCATAGAAGTGTTAAAAATGATGCACAGAGTGATCCAAATAAGAAGTCGTTGATGCTCTGAATCTCAACTTAGAAGAGTAAGATTTATGGATACTGAAATTAGTTCGTTTTATTGCAATCTGATCGTTACAGTGCTAAATTCACAtacttaagaattttttttgacgTTGAGAATTGTGTGTTTCACTTCAAATGTGTGTGCTGTTTACTTCTCACTTTTCGCTTCAAGCTCCATGGTCCTTATTGCTTTTTTTTGCTCTTTTAGAAAAACTGTTTAGTATATGTATCAGGTAGTGGAATTTGATTCACAATTAGTGGATTTAAAACTTCATTTTGATATTTACAATAATCTTAATAGGGGTAAATTCTGTTTTTATGTTTATTGAGTTTTAGGTTCAGGCGGTGCTGTTACTGTTGGGGGGATACGAAGTCCCTCCTGGTATCCCTGCTGTAAATGTGGTTCCCCAAAGTCAGAGGGTATTCATCTTTATCTTCCCCTTACATTTTTTTACCAGACTGGTGGTTTATAATCAGTTATGGCACTTCCGCGGCAATATTCACAGGCTTCAGGTGACTTTCCTGGAAGATTAAATCAACCGGAAAGAGCTGCTTCTTTAAATCGTTTTAGGGAAAAGAGGAAAGAACGGTGTTTTGATAAAAAGATCCGCTATACTGTGCGGAAGGAAGTTGCGATGAGGTAATAAAACTGTAGTTTTTAATGCATGATGTTGTTTTGTCTGCTTGTTTGAACCATATTCGGAACTAGGTGGAGATAATGTGCAAATTGATGTCTGTTGCGATAGATGTCCCATCTGTAATTGTCCATTCGCTGTGCTAATGATTGATAGGACTAATTCACCCTTCTAAATTAAGTTGACAATAAGAGTAGGAAAGACATTTGCAAATTGTTATACACGAGGGGCGTCTAGCTCTGCGGCAGATGCTTTATATCAGCTTTATGCATTGCTTGAACTATTTGACTGGAATGGTGTAGGAGGTGTTTTGAAGGCAAAAGGAGCATTTATCTTAAA is part of the Solanum lycopersicum chromosome 1, SLM_r2.1 genome and harbors:
- the LOC101251931 gene encoding GATA transcription factor 24 — encoded protein: MAEANRRANMYGRETMNAALHQDRHQQTQIDDDDDDDVVAAVGGGGSGGGGIESMDNPTPHIRYDQHHHSHSHALHNGGAGGSMEMNGVEGVSHNALYGPPSEIVPTAGSGASDQLTLSFQGEVYVFDAVSPEKVQAVLLLLGGYEVPPGIPAVNVVPQSQRASGDFPGRLNQPERAASLNRFREKRKERCFDKKIRYTVRKEVAMRMQRKKGQFTSAKSIPDEVGSSADWNEGSGQEEQETSCRHCNISSKSTPMMRRGPAGPRSLCNACGLKWANKGILRDLSKVPAPGTQDQTAKPGEQSHGEPNGSDDMAAIITPDDNNPVG